One Acinetobacter colistiniresistens DNA segment encodes these proteins:
- a CDS encoding proteasome-type protease, which yields MTYCCALRLEQGLVLISDTRTNAGVDHISVFRKLHTFGVEGERFIALQTSGNLATTQAVIGHLQNALALHQEPNLYSANTMFEVTELVGKTLRKVLEDITTDTQEQMNYSCSILVGGQIKGEEMQLYNVYPQGNFICATTDTPYFQIGESKYGKPILDRALYYDMPLDDALRCSLISFDSTLRSNVSVGLPLDALVYHKDSFKIPEGKRIGEDDPYFTQISKQWSETLRRGLQELPKPTADYGL from the coding sequence ATGACCTATTGTTGTGCATTAAGATTAGAGCAAGGTTTGGTATTGATTAGCGATACTCGAACCAATGCCGGGGTCGATCATATTTCTGTATTTCGTAAGTTGCATACTTTTGGGGTAGAAGGTGAGCGTTTTATTGCGCTACAAACATCGGGCAATCTGGCAACGACTCAGGCTGTGATTGGACATTTGCAAAATGCTTTGGCCTTGCATCAAGAACCAAACTTATATAGTGCCAATACCATGTTTGAGGTGACTGAGCTAGTTGGTAAAACCTTACGTAAGGTGCTAGAGGATATTACCACTGATACTCAGGAGCAAATGAATTACTCATGCAGTATTTTGGTAGGGGGGCAGATTAAAGGCGAAGAGATGCAGCTATATAATGTCTATCCACAAGGGAATTTTATTTGTGCAACCACGGATACACCTTATTTTCAAATTGGTGAAAGTAAATATGGTAAGCCTATTCTGGATCGTGCCTTGTACTATGATATGCCGCTGGATGATGCGTTACGTTGTTCATTGATTTCTTTTGATTCGACATTACGTTCCAATGTATCGGTTGGTTTACCCCTAGATGCTTTGGTTTACCATAAAGACAGTTTTAAAATTCCAGAGGGTAAGCGCATAGGGGAAGATGACCCATACTTTACGCAGATCAGTAAACAATGGTCAGAGACTTTACGCCGTGGTTTGCAAGAGCTGCCCAAGCCAACTGCCGATTATGGTTTGTAA
- a CDS encoding transglutaminase family protein, which translates to MKLMVNHQTHYRYTEVARNSVQSIKMMPQSSRHQHIENWQISVPGQYSCQRDAFNNLWITATQRHDYRYLTIMAQGVVDLHPTELGHAETNVSPMLFLQRTMMTCCDLTMSDFAHSFVKLKDRQHLIVLAEKILQQVPYQPETTSVTTSAIDAFYAGQGVCQDHTHIFIAMCRALQLPARYISGYIYDENQPHLASHAWAEVFVENEWYCFDISNQIFTPQNHIYVAVGRDYLDVAPVRGIREQGGVESMMSVVQVLAC; encoded by the coding sequence ATGAAACTTATGGTCAATCATCAGACACATTATCGTTATACGGAGGTTGCGAGGAATAGTGTCCAGTCGATTAAAATGATGCCGCAGAGTTCACGGCATCAGCATATTGAAAACTGGCAGATCAGCGTGCCTGGGCAATATTCCTGTCAGCGCGATGCATTTAATAATTTGTGGATTACGGCAACGCAGCGCCATGATTATCGTTATTTAACCATCATGGCACAGGGGGTAGTTGATCTACACCCAACTGAGTTGGGTCATGCAGAAACGAATGTATCGCCGATGCTATTTCTACAGCGTACAATGATGACATGTTGTGATTTGACCATGTCGGACTTTGCTCATTCGTTTGTTAAGCTAAAAGATCGCCAGCATTTGATTGTGTTAGCAGAAAAGATTTTGCAGCAAGTCCCATATCAACCAGAAACGACTTCGGTAACCACCTCGGCGATTGATGCTTTTTATGCAGGGCAGGGAGTGTGTCAGGATCATACGCATATCTTCATTGCCATGTGTCGTGCTTTACAGTTGCCAGCACGTTATATATCGGGTTATATCTATGATGAAAACCAACCGCACCTTGCCAGTCATGCATGGGCTGAGGTTTTTGTGGAGAATGAATGGTATTGTTTTGATATCAGTAACCAGATATTTACACCCCAAAATCATATTTATGTTGCGGTCGGGCGCGACTATTTAGATGTAGCACCAGTGCGAGGTATTCGCGAGCAAGGTGGGGTGGAAAGTATGATGTCTGTGGTACAAGTTTTGGCATGTTAA
- a CDS encoding alpha-E domain-containing protein, whose protein sequence is MLLLSSSAQHIYWLGRYLFRIGHVAGQLPFVDNLQATDFAQALCLHIADAESLNYFMLDRQQPYSLLSQLEIARDNIQELRGLLSAQAYAELNYLIKNTVADGLAIQSVVQSCCDILSKEQEEIFLFFHIGQSIEKIDTHFRFQYNVPEVFEAIDPEIEQLFQLGWQDLQPSWEILKDQPYLNQFYAFTYKLENQFEASS, encoded by the coding sequence ATGCTTTTACTGAGTTCAAGTGCTCAACATATTTATTGGTTAGGACGTTATTTGTTTCGTATCGGTCATGTGGCTGGGCAATTGCCTTTTGTTGATAATCTTCAGGCCACAGATTTTGCACAGGCACTTTGTTTGCATATTGCTGATGCCGAGAGCTTGAATTATTTTATGTTGGATCGGCAGCAACCCTACTCTTTATTAAGCCAACTTGAGATTGCGCGTGACAATATTCAAGAATTGAGGGGGTTGTTATCTGCTCAGGCCTATGCTGAGTTGAATTATCTGATTAAAAATACAGTAGCGGATGGCTTGGCGATTCAAAGTGTCGTGCAAAGCTGCTGTGATATTCTAAGCAAGGAGCAAGAAGAAATCTTTTTATTCTTTCATATTGGGCAAAGTATTGAGAAAATAGATACACATTTCAGATTTCAATACAATGTGCCTGAAGTATTTGAAGCTATTGATCCTGAAATAGAGCAGTTATTTCAGTTGGGATGGCAGGATTTACAACCAAGTTGGGAGATATTGAAAGATCAGCCTTATTTGAATCAGTTTTATGCATTTACTTATAAGTTGGAAAATCAATTTGAGGCATCCTCATGA
- a CDS encoding circularly permuted type 2 ATP-grasp protein, which yields MSEQEHNLHVSTDYYAPEQNAAVAVDRSTFIPKFNVTSNLFEQLKSQFFNEMLDDKSFNGEASKKIEQWLSIRSLEDLKTLEAQAKQHFLYQGITFNVYGDQAGAERTIPYDLIPRVIEKKQWEQIAAGCEQRVKALNLFLDDIYHGQHILKEGLIPAQQVIAHEAFQPHMLKHQLKGKIYSQISGIDIIRDGQGDFFVLEDNLRTPSGVSYMLESRKISQKLMPDLCSSNNLQGIEQYPSLLKAVLEENAYVDQPMIVVLTPGRFNSAYYEHSFLAREMDVPLVTSRDLFVEDEKVFVKTIRGRQQVDVIYRRVDDDFLDPLSFRPDSSLGVAGLMSAYLQHNVVIANAPGTGVADDKSIYPYVDQMIQFYLGETSILNNVPTYQCRDADQLDYVLANIEKLVIKEAQGSGGYGMLIGPQADQEQIDGFRQKLIETPHLYIAQPTLALSVAPTLTTEGVAERHIDLRPFVLSSPYRTEIVPGGLTRVAMQAGSLVVNSSQGGGIKDTWVVETLRS from the coding sequence ATGTCAGAACAAGAACACAACCTACATGTCAGCACAGATTATTATGCACCAGAACAGAATGCAGCGGTCGCCGTTGACAGGTCTACATTTATTCCAAAGTTCAATGTGACCAGTAATTTATTTGAACAGCTTAAATCACAATTTTTTAATGAAATGTTGGATGACAAAAGCTTTAACGGTGAAGCATCGAAAAAAATTGAACAGTGGTTGAGTATTCGTAGTCTTGAAGACTTAAAAACGTTAGAGGCACAGGCAAAGCAGCATTTTCTCTACCAAGGGATCACCTTTAATGTTTATGGTGATCAAGCAGGTGCAGAACGAACCATTCCATATGATCTGATTCCTCGTGTGATTGAAAAGAAGCAATGGGAACAGATTGCCGCAGGTTGTGAGCAACGAGTGAAAGCGCTGAACTTGTTTTTAGATGATATTTATCATGGCCAGCATATTCTAAAAGAAGGATTGATTCCTGCACAGCAAGTCATTGCCCATGAAGCTTTTCAACCGCATATGTTAAAACACCAGCTTAAAGGAAAGATCTATTCACAAATCAGCGGCATTGACATTATTCGCGATGGTCAGGGTGATTTCTTTGTCTTGGAGGATAATTTACGGACGCCCTCAGGAGTGTCTTATATGCTGGAAAGCCGAAAAATCAGCCAGAAATTGATGCCAGATCTATGTAGCAGCAATAATTTGCAGGGCATTGAGCAATATCCAAGTTTGTTAAAAGCGGTTCTGGAAGAAAATGCTTATGTTGATCAGCCTATGATTGTCGTGCTCACCCCAGGCCGTTTTAACAGTGCCTATTACGAGCATTCATTTTTAGCCCGTGAAATGGATGTGCCATTGGTGACCAGTCGAGATCTGTTCGTCGAGGATGAGAAAGTTTTTGTCAAAACCATCCGTGGCCGTCAGCAGGTCGATGTGATTTACCGCCGCGTTGATGATGATTTCCTTGATCCACTGAGTTTTAGACCTGACAGCAGTCTGGGCGTAGCAGGTTTAATGTCTGCTTATCTACAACATAATGTAGTGATTGCTAATGCACCAGGAACTGGGGTTGCGGATGATAAATCCATTTACCCTTATGTCGATCAAATGATTCAATTCTATTTAGGTGAAACATCGATTTTAAATAATGTACCCACCTATCAATGTCGAGATGCTGACCAGCTGGATTATGTATTGGCCAATATCGAAAAATTGGTGATTAAAGAGGCGCAAGGTTCGGGTGGCTATGGCATGTTGATTGGCCCTCAAGCAGATCAAGAGCAAATTGACGGATTTAGACAAAAACTCATCGAGACGCCACATTTATATATAGCACAACCGACTTTGGCACTTTCTGTTGCGCCAACGCTAACTACTGAAGGGGTTGCAGAGCGGCATATTGATTTGCGTCCATTTGTTTTAAGTTCACCTTATCGAACCGAAATTGTACCTGGTGGATTAACAAGGGTCGCTATGCAGGCAGGTTCACTTGTTGTTAACTCCTCTCAGGGGGGGGGCATTAAAGATACATGGGTGGTTGAAACCTTACGTTCCTAA
- a CDS encoding helix-turn-helix transcriptional regulator, with protein sequence MSSVQEKETSNSLYRQWQILSRLSTGKWMGTRELQEILEREGIDISLRTIQRDLNQIAQRFPIESNKTVPQGWRWRSDAPIQSLPHMTSSQAVTFMMVEEHLRHLLPPSLLEEMTPWFDLAKRSLSTQNNVRQWINRVRIVPATQPLIPPVVDKHAQQAIYEGLLQDKQIECIYRARTHQGEDKTYILNPLALVQKGAVIYLICTRNDKTEVQTFALHRFKAATVLESRALHPVNFELDSYIESGALGFRVDYNKPTEQIQLKLTMSESTAKSFYESQLSRDQIIQSLEENIVEVSATVPFTSQLVWWLRSFGKKILNIEPAAVYNAVKEIEQ encoded by the coding sequence ATGTCATCCGTACAAGAAAAAGAAACCTCCAATAGCCTATATCGCCAATGGCAAATTTTATCTCGTCTTTCGACAGGGAAATGGATGGGCACACGTGAATTACAAGAAATATTAGAACGTGAAGGCATTGATATCAGCTTGCGTACCATTCAGCGTGATTTAAACCAAATTGCTCAACGATTCCCTATTGAAAGCAATAAAACCGTACCACAAGGCTGGCGTTGGCGCTCCGATGCACCAATTCAGAGCTTGCCACATATGACCAGCTCACAAGCCGTCACTTTTATGATGGTCGAAGAACATTTGCGCCACTTGCTTCCCCCCAGTTTATTAGAAGAAATGACACCTTGGTTCGATCTGGCCAAACGTAGCCTATCAACGCAAAACAATGTTAGACAATGGATCAACCGTGTCCGTATTGTACCGGCGACACAACCTTTAATCCCACCTGTGGTCGATAAACATGCGCAACAGGCAATTTATGAAGGCTTATTGCAAGACAAACAGATCGAATGTATTTATCGTGCACGAACTCATCAAGGTGAAGATAAAACTTATATTTTGAATCCATTGGCTTTAGTTCAAAAAGGTGCAGTGATTTATTTGATTTGTACCCGAAACGATAAAACTGAAGTGCAAACTTTTGCATTACATCGTTTTAAGGCTGCAACTGTATTGGAAAGCCGCGCCTTGCACCCTGTCAATTTTGAGCTTGATAGCTATATCGAATCGGGTGCACTCGGTTTCCGCGTTGACTACAATAAACCAACCGAACAGATCCAATTAAAGCTGACCATGAGCGAAAGTACGGCCAAAAGCTTCTACGAAAGCCAACTGAGCAGAGATCAAATCATTCAATCCCTAGAAGAAAATATTGTTGAGGTTTCCGCAACAGTCCCGTTCACCTCGCAACTGGTGTGGTGGCTCAGAAGCTTCGGTAAAAAAATCCTCAATATTGAACCTGCAGCGGTCTACAATGCAGTGAAAGAGATTGAACAATAA
- a CDS encoding putative quinol monooxygenase — MTLKLIAEDFIQPEHIDRVLPLYQELIEKTRTEAGCIAYDLYHDHKQRGHFVFIEEWINREALDLHVQSEHFQRLVPQIDQYQVQIGRFTHLHRFEVLLPHKETK; from the coding sequence GTGACTCTGAAACTGATTGCTGAAGACTTTATTCAACCAGAACATATTGATAGGGTTTTACCGCTTTATCAGGAACTGATTGAGAAAACTAGAACCGAAGCAGGATGCATTGCTTATGATCTTTATCATGATCATAAGCAAAGAGGACATTTTGTTTTTATTGAAGAATGGATAAATCGTGAAGCACTGGATTTACATGTGCAATCTGAACATTTCCAAAGATTAGTGCCGCAAATTGATCAATATCAAGTACAGATAGGGCGTTTTACCCATCTACATCGTTTTGAGGTTTTATTGCCCCATAAAGAAACTAAGTAA
- a CDS encoding adenylosuccinate synthase, with protein MGKNVVVLGTQWGDEGKGKIVDLLTDQAAAVVRYQGGHNAGHTLVVGGKKTVLHLIPSGILRENVLCLIGNGVVLSPEALIKEMAILEQEGVPVKERLRVSPNCPLILPNHIALDQAREKKRGNAKIGTTGRGIGPAYEDKVARRAVRVADLIRGGALLEEKLKEMLELHNFQLSQFYGVDEVKFEDVLALCNEWREVLAPLVIDVTKVLHDYRKEGKAIMFEGAQGSLLDIDHGTYPFVTSSNTTAGGVSSGSGMGPLHLDYVLGITKAYTTRVGAGPFPTELHYDAATDTGDAIGRHLGTVGHEFGASTGRQRRCGWFDAEILRRSVEVNSLSGICLTKLDVLDGLEEVKICVGYEDVDSGCAGSSDAISFESLKPIYETMPGWSESTVGLTQIEQLPANALAYVRRIETLIGCPIDIVSTGPDRAETIVLRHPFSA; from the coding sequence ATGGGCAAAAATGTTGTGGTACTTGGTACCCAATGGGGCGACGAAGGAAAAGGTAAAATCGTCGACCTGCTCACAGATCAAGCGGCTGCGGTAGTTCGCTATCAAGGCGGACACAACGCAGGACATACTCTTGTCGTAGGTGGTAAGAAGACTGTATTACACCTCATTCCATCAGGTATTTTACGTGAAAACGTATTGTGCTTAATTGGCAATGGTGTCGTTCTTTCTCCTGAAGCATTAATTAAAGAAATGGCGATTTTGGAACAAGAAGGCGTACCTGTTAAGGAGCGTTTGCGTGTTTCTCCAAACTGTCCATTAATCTTGCCAAACCACATCGCGCTTGACCAAGCACGTGAGAAAAAACGTGGCAATGCCAAAATTGGTACGACAGGTCGTGGTATCGGCCCTGCATATGAAGACAAAGTTGCACGTCGTGCGGTACGCGTCGCAGATTTGATTCGTGGCGGTGCATTGCTTGAAGAAAAACTCAAGGAAATGCTTGAGCTTCATAACTTCCAACTTTCTCAATTCTATGGTGTTGACGAAGTTAAGTTTGAAGATGTTCTTGCACTTTGTAATGAATGGCGTGAAGTGCTTGCACCATTAGTCATTGATGTGACTAAAGTATTACATGATTACCGTAAAGAAGGTAAGGCAATCATGTTTGAGGGTGCACAAGGTTCATTGCTTGACATCGATCATGGTACTTATCCATTTGTAACCAGTTCAAATACCACTGCGGGTGGTGTAAGCTCTGGTTCAGGTATGGGGCCATTGCATTTAGACTATGTATTGGGTATCACTAAAGCCTATACAACACGTGTCGGTGCAGGTCCATTCCCAACTGAGTTACACTATGATGCGGCAACAGATACTGGCGATGCGATTGGCCGTCACTTAGGTACGGTTGGTCATGAATTTGGTGCATCTACTGGCCGTCAACGTCGTTGTGGTTGGTTCGATGCTGAGATCCTACGTCGTTCAGTTGAAGTGAACTCATTGTCTGGTATTTGCTTAACTAAACTTGATGTACTAGATGGTTTGGAAGAAGTAAAAATCTGTGTCGGTTATGAAGATGTGGATTCAGGTTGTGCAGGTTCTTCTGATGCGATTTCATTCGAAAGCTTGAAACCTATCTATGAAACCATGCCGGGCTGGAGCGAGTCGACTGTTGGCTTGACTCAAATCGAGCAACTTCCTGCAAATGCATTGGCATATGTGCGCCGTATCGAAACTTTAATTGGTTGCCCAATTGATATCGTTTCTACAGGCCCTGACCGTGCAGAAACAATCGTATTACGTCATCCGTTTTCAGCATAA
- a CDS encoding ATP phosphoribosyltransferase regulatory subunit codes for MAISETWLLPDGVADVLPEQAQVVETLRREALDFLAVRGYQLVYTPFIEYIESLSLLSESNQDLDLVTFKVIDQLSGRLLGVRADMTPQVARIDAHVRPVEGVARYCYAGSVLHTKPQNFNATRAPLQLGAELYGHDSIEADVEMINVMLALIEHTHTLEGAHLDLGHVGLFRSLVKRAGLNKNTESELSDLYQRKALPELEAFTQDLAMGTDFYALGRYASDLDALQAHLSQDILSDVDFKTALDALKSTLAQIQSRWSDLNVGIDVVELRSYHYHTGLMYAIYAPNRAAPLAQGGRYDGIGEHFGRARPATGFSCDLYALGATQFVEIETVVAPKGQDQDLLNAIVDARSQGLRVVQLLGNDDLSSVPYATHQLVSQNGQWVIEKI; via the coding sequence ATGGCCATTTCAGAGACATGGTTGCTCCCTGACGGGGTAGCAGATGTATTGCCAGAACAAGCGCAAGTGGTTGAAACCTTGCGTCGAGAAGCGTTAGATTTCCTCGCAGTTCGAGGTTATCAATTGGTGTATACACCATTTATTGAGTATATCGAATCGCTCTCGTTACTTTCAGAATCTAATCAAGATTTGGATTTAGTTACATTCAAAGTCATTGATCAGCTTTCAGGTCGTCTACTTGGTGTTCGTGCGGATATGACACCGCAAGTGGCACGTATCGATGCTCATGTACGCCCAGTTGAAGGCGTAGCGCGTTATTGCTATGCAGGTTCAGTCTTGCATACCAAACCACAGAATTTTAATGCAACACGTGCACCATTACAGTTAGGTGCAGAGTTGTATGGTCATGACAGCATTGAGGCCGATGTTGAAATGATCAATGTCATGCTCGCATTAATTGAGCATACCCATACTTTAGAAGGGGCTCACTTAGACCTCGGTCATGTCGGTTTATTCCGTAGTTTGGTGAAACGTGCTGGTTTAAATAAAAATACAGAAAGTGAACTTTCTGATTTATATCAGCGTAAAGCATTGCCAGAGCTTGAGGCGTTTACCCAAGATTTAGCAATGGGTACGGATTTTTATGCATTAGGTCGTTATGCAAGTGACCTTGATGCATTACAGGCGCATTTAAGCCAAGATATTTTAAGCGATGTTGATTTTAAAACTGCATTGGATGCATTGAAATCGACATTGGCGCAAATCCAGTCGCGTTGGTCTGACCTCAATGTTGGCATTGACGTAGTGGAGTTGCGTAGTTATCACTACCATACAGGTTTGATGTATGCCATCTATGCACCAAATCGTGCAGCACCACTGGCACAAGGTGGGCGTTATGATGGTATTGGTGAGCACTTTGGTCGTGCCCGTCCAGCAACCGGTTTTAGTTGTGATTTATATGCTTTAGGTGCAACTCAGTTTGTTGAAATTGAAACTGTAGTTGCCCCAAAAGGCCAAGACCAAGATTTATTAAATGCAATTGTAGATGCGCGTAGCCAAGGTTTACGTGTGGTGCAATTGTTAGGTAATGATGATTTAAGCTCAGTGCCTTATGCGACCCATCAGTTGGTGTCTCAAAACGGGCAATGGGTGATTGAAAAAATTTAA
- a CDS encoding shikimate dehydrogenase family protein, which produces MININGKTKLIVLIGDPIEKAKTPELMNQLLANRGLLGEYIAIGFHISPEHLKDAIEGIKKIHNFVGAVVTMPYKQQIISLIDSYESEVKFIEACNLIYRQPDASLHGYNFDGVGFVAGLKSNGYVLKNKRCVLMGAGGAASAIAYALLAEECLELNILNRSHERAEKLKHHLQAKFKNIKIKINEKVVEHFDLLINATPLGMNEADPLPTTEDIIKKAKMVAECVVTVEKTKLLTLAEQHTQIHFGKAMLEGQLSLMLELFMQKRC; this is translated from the coding sequence TTGATCAATATAAATGGGAAAACAAAGTTAATCGTTTTAATTGGTGATCCGATTGAAAAAGCTAAAACGCCAGAGTTGATGAATCAATTATTAGCAAATAGAGGATTGCTGGGAGAATATATTGCAATTGGTTTTCACATCTCTCCAGAACATTTAAAGGATGCAATAGAAGGCATCAAAAAAATTCATAACTTTGTTGGAGCAGTTGTGACCATGCCATATAAACAGCAGATTATTTCTTTAATTGATTCATATGAAAGTGAAGTAAAGTTTATCGAAGCATGCAATCTAATCTACCGTCAGCCAGATGCAAGTTTGCATGGATATAACTTTGATGGAGTTGGTTTTGTTGCAGGTCTGAAAAGCAACGGATATGTATTGAAAAATAAGCGCTGCGTTTTGATGGGTGCTGGTGGAGCTGCTTCAGCAATTGCATATGCCTTATTGGCTGAAGAATGTTTGGAACTCAATATTTTGAATCGCTCTCATGAACGGGCTGAAAAATTAAAACATCATCTACAGGCGAAATTTAAAAATATTAAGATCAAAATTAATGAAAAAGTGGTTGAGCATTTTGATTTGCTTATTAATGCAACTCCGCTTGGCATGAATGAAGCAGATCCATTGCCAACGACAGAAGATATAATTAAAAAAGCAAAAATGGTGGCAGAATGTGTTGTAACAGTTGAAAAAACAAAGTTATTAACGCTGGCTGAGCAACACACCCAAATACATTTTGGAAAAGCCATGCTTGAGGGACAGCTCAGTTTAATGCTTGAATTATTTATGCAGAAAAGATGTTGA
- a CDS encoding type I glyceraldehyde-3-phosphate dehydrogenase produces MQRIAINGFGRIGRNVLRAWFESPKQFQFDIVAINDIADVQTLVHLFKYDTTHGRFAGKVEIQIENQHIFLNIQSNQRQLKLQVFKQAQPELLPWADLDIDVVLECTGLFRSRVDATRHVEAGAKRVIIGAAPFDSVDAAIVYGVNHNEVKASDQIISSVSCTTQALVPLVKIIDDAFGIDTALMTEIHAVTADQSVLDHAHRDLRRARASGQNIIPTTSSALGALKQVMPKMEDRINGYSIRVPTINVAAIDLTFVSHSPITVHKVNEVLSKAAQFDYAQIMQVTDEDLVSSDFNHSPYSLIVDLTQTMVVGHQAKVFAWYDNEWGYANRLLDLCESFVINILNKI; encoded by the coding sequence ATGCAACGTATCGCTATCAATGGATTTGGTCGAATTGGTCGGAATGTATTACGTGCGTGGTTTGAGAGTCCTAAGCAATTTCAGTTTGATATCGTTGCCATTAATGATATTGCTGATGTACAGACCTTGGTGCATTTATTCAAATATGACACCACGCATGGGCGTTTTGCCGGAAAAGTTGAAATTCAGATTGAAAACCAGCATATTTTTCTGAATATTCAGTCCAACCAACGCCAGTTAAAGCTACAGGTTTTTAAACAGGCCCAGCCTGAATTATTACCGTGGGCAGACTTAGATATTGATGTAGTACTTGAATGTACAGGTTTATTCCGCTCACGGGTTGATGCCACTCGTCATGTTGAAGCGGGTGCGAAGCGAGTGATTATTGGTGCTGCACCTTTTGATTCGGTCGATGCGGCGATTGTCTATGGTGTCAATCACAACGAGGTTAAAGCCTCAGATCAAATTATTTCTAGTGTTTCATGTACTACACAGGCATTGGTACCATTGGTCAAAATTATTGATGATGCCTTTGGTATTGATACGGCATTAATGACAGAAATCCATGCAGTTACGGCAGATCAATCGGTATTGGATCATGCGCATCGGGATTTACGTCGTGCACGTGCGTCTGGGCAAAATATTATTCCAACCACATCAAGTGCCTTGGGTGCACTGAAGCAGGTCATGCCGAAAATGGAAGATCGGATCAATGGTTATTCCATTCGTGTACCGACCATTAATGTGGCAGCGATTGATCTTACTTTTGTTTCACATTCGCCGATTACCGTGCATAAAGTGAATGAAGTTTTGAGCAAAGCTGCACAATTTGATTATGCGCAGATTATGCAAGTGACAGATGAAGATCTGGTTTCGAGTGACTTTAATCATTCACCGTATTCTCTAATTGTTGATTTAACCCAGACCATGGTGGTGGGGCATCAAGCAAAAGTTTTTGCGTGGTATGATAATGAATGGGGATATGCAAATCGCTTGCTGGATTTGTGTGAATCTTTTGTAATTAATATTTTAAATAAGATATAA